A genomic segment from Armatimonadia bacterium encodes:
- a CDS encoding FAD-linked oxidase C-terminal domain-containing protein: MKNSLLSELRSLVGADYVLERDLDLSLYSYDATLLTGRPDVVVLPGSTEEVAGVVRLAREEGLPVTARGSGTSLSGGPVPTQGGIVVALTRMDRLLEVDLPNQRAVVQPGLINLDLVNSLEPRGFLFAPDPSSQSVCTLGGNVGENSGGPHCLKYGVTANHITGVQMVLADGEVLQAGGKALDPSGYDLLGVIMGSEGTFGIVTEITCRLQPLPEAITTMLAVFDSLEDASRAVSGIIGAGLLPATLEMMDQPMMHAVQMAFDAGYPEEAQAVLIIEIDGLRAGMDRQVQRIEEVCTAHGARNFEWATDPGARARLWRGRKGAFGAVANITPGRLCSDVAVPRTELPRVLSAIMDLGAKYNLRVGNVFHAGDGNLHPQVMFDPADPDEVTRAQAMDEEITRLAVQAGGVLTGEHGIGCCKRKYMSLMFPEASLRGFWGLKDAFDPKGLLNPAKVLPERDELQTPEPPLLPEGGFAAVAPRLARTEGGASYPYDAEAAAKLLSVASREHTRVLLRGNGSKLGDTADTPVVCTTAMNRVLDVNAENMTVSVEAGLSWSDLQAAVREHGQVVPLWPPHSDKATVGGVVATDASGPYRLLHGTCRDLVLGMRFALPAGEVAQVGGRCVKNVSGYALDKLMIGSHGSLGCIVEVTFRTRPLPEHVLTLCLAPSTGDGTAAVRKLGARVLASHLIPSAFEALSAGLFRRAAEASGTSASVQEGWVPAVALEGLVEEVEEMTATMTEWAAEEGLTVAARLEDGAHQAFWKAVTDLSGVRGQCTCTIADVMDVAGELQRVSEAGTLVRAGLGTGVVGFGRAMPEEADLEALTAKLEGLASCRGGAFHWLPPLREGAMNPLPQGPYAALCRRIKDTYDPEGVLPSLP, translated from the coding sequence GTGAAAAACTCGCTACTGTCCGAATTGCGTTCCCTGGTGGGCGCCGACTACGTACTGGAGCGGGACCTCGACCTGTCGCTGTATAGCTACGATGCGACCCTCCTGACGGGCCGCCCCGACGTGGTGGTCCTGCCCGGCAGCACCGAGGAGGTCGCCGGTGTGGTGCGGCTGGCCCGTGAAGAGGGCCTTCCGGTCACGGCCCGTGGCAGCGGCACCAGTCTCTCCGGCGGTCCCGTGCCGACCCAAGGCGGGATCGTTGTCGCCCTCACACGCATGGACCGGCTGCTTGAGGTCGACCTGCCGAACCAACGCGCGGTCGTTCAGCCGGGCCTCATCAACCTCGACTTGGTCAATAGCCTGGAGCCGCGAGGCTTCCTCTTTGCCCCGGACCCCTCCAGTCAATCGGTGTGCACTCTCGGCGGCAATGTCGGCGAGAACTCCGGTGGCCCCCATTGCCTCAAGTATGGCGTAACCGCGAACCACATCACCGGCGTGCAGATGGTGCTGGCCGACGGTGAGGTGCTGCAGGCCGGTGGCAAGGCCCTCGACCCTTCGGGCTATGACCTTCTCGGCGTCATCATGGGCAGCGAGGGCACCTTCGGGATCGTCACCGAGATCACCTGTCGCCTCCAGCCGCTCCCCGAGGCCATCACAACCATGCTGGCGGTCTTCGATAGCCTGGAGGACGCCAGCCGGGCCGTGTCGGGGATCATCGGCGCAGGGCTGCTTCCCGCAACCCTGGAGATGATGGACCAGCCCATGATGCACGCGGTCCAGATGGCCTTCGATGCCGGGTACCCCGAGGAGGCCCAGGCCGTTCTCATCATCGAGATCGACGGTCTGCGGGCGGGGATGGACCGCCAGGTACAGCGCATCGAAGAAGTCTGCACGGCGCACGGTGCCCGGAACTTCGAGTGGGCTACGGATCCAGGCGCCAGGGCTCGCCTCTGGCGCGGACGCAAGGGAGCTTTCGGCGCAGTCGCCAACATCACCCCGGGTCGGTTGTGCTCCGACGTGGCCGTTCCGCGAACCGAGCTGCCGCGGGTCCTGTCGGCCATCATGGACTTGGGGGCCAAGTACAATCTTCGGGTCGGCAATGTCTTCCATGCCGGTGACGGGAACCTCCATCCGCAGGTGATGTTCGATCCGGCAGACCCCGACGAAGTAACCCGGGCGCAGGCCATGGATGAGGAGATCACTCGCCTTGCTGTGCAGGCCGGGGGCGTCCTGACCGGTGAGCATGGCATCGGCTGCTGCAAGCGCAAGTACATGAGCTTGATGTTCCCTGAGGCCAGTCTGCGCGGGTTCTGGGGCCTCAAGGACGCCTTCGACCCAAAGGGCTTGCTGAATCCCGCGAAGGTCTTGCCGGAACGCGACGAGCTCCAGACGCCTGAACCGCCACTGCTGCCTGAGGGTGGGTTTGCGGCTGTTGCTCCGCGTCTGGCACGGACTGAGGGCGGCGCGAGTTACCCTTACGACGCCGAGGCGGCGGCGAAGCTCCTGTCAGTGGCGTCGCGAGAGCACACACGGGTCCTGCTGCGGGGCAACGGGTCGAAACTGGGCGACACGGCGGACACCCCGGTGGTCTGCACCACGGCTATGAACCGGGTCCTCGACGTGAACGCCGAGAACATGACGGTCAGCGTCGAGGCCGGCCTGAGTTGGTCCGACCTCCAGGCCGCGGTTCGGGAGCACGGGCAGGTCGTCCCGCTCTGGCCGCCTCACAGCGATAAGGCGACAGTCGGCGGAGTGGTTGCCACGGACGCGAGCGGACCGTACCGCCTGCTGCACGGGACTTGCCGCGACCTGGTGCTGGGGATGCGCTTTGCCTTGCCCGCAGGAGAGGTGGCGCAGGTCGGCGGTCGCTGCGTCAAGAACGTCTCAGGCTATGCACTGGACAAGCTGATGATCGGGTCGCACGGCTCCTTGGGCTGCATCGTCGAGGTCACCTTCCGCACGCGACCCTTGCCGGAGCATGTGCTGACCCTGTGCCTGGCGCCATCGACAGGCGATGGGACGGCGGCAGTCAGGAAGCTGGGAGCCAGGGTCCTGGCCAGTCACCTGATCCCCTCGGCCTTCGAAGCCCTGTCTGCAGGCCTGTTCCGAAGGGCGGCCGAAGCCTCTGGTACATCGGCGTCCGTGCAGGAGGGCTGGGTTCCCGCCGTCGCCCTTGAGGGGCTGGTCGAAGAGGTGGAGGAGATGACGGCGACGATGACCGAGTGGGCCGCCGAAGAGGGGTTGACGGTCGCCGCTCGCCTGGAGGACGGCGCCCATCAAGCCTTCTGGAAGGCCGTGACCGACCTGTCCGGGGTCCGCGGGCAGTGCACCTGCACAATCGCCGACGTGATGGACGTCGCGGGCGAGTTGCAGCGGGTCTCGGAAGCGGGCACACTGGTACGCGCCGGACTCGGAACCGGAGTCGTGGGCTTTGGCCGGGCGATGCCGGAGGAGGCCGACCTGGAGGCCCTGACGGCCAAGCTCGAAGGATTGGCTTCCTGTCGTGGCGGGGCCTTCCACTGGCTGCCTCCTTTGCGCGAAGGCGCCATGAACCCGCTCCCGCAGGGCCCCTATGCAGCCTTGTGCCGCCGGATCAAGGACACTTACGACCCCGAGGGCGTTCTACCGTCCCTGCCCTGA
- a CDS encoding alanine--glyoxylate aminotransferase family protein, which produces MAYQQLSPTPRLLMGPGPSNVHPRILQAMALPCIGHLDPDFVALMEETKAMQREVMLTKNELTIPVSGTGSAGMEACVCNLVEPGDRVLVCINGVFGQRMADVAGRYGAQVSTVEAPWGEAIPVQAIAEAVEREHPKVVGIVHAETSTGVLQPLEEVSRIVHDAGAFFLVDTVTSLGGHPVRVDEWRIDACYSGTQKCLGVPPGLAPVSFSPRAMECILGRKTKVANWYLDMTMVSKYWGQDRTYHHTAPVNMIYSLREGLKLILEEGLEARWARHKANHDLLVAGLAKMGLGLWPEEQYSLWSLNAVKVPEGIDEAAVRQYLLREYSLEIGAGLGELKGKVWRVGLMGYTSLRQNVALFLTALQEALAVQGYGA; this is translated from the coding sequence ATGGCATACCAGCAACTTTCACCGACCCCGCGCCTGCTCATGGGCCCTGGCCCGAGCAACGTTCACCCACGGATCCTGCAGGCAATGGCTCTGCCCTGCATCGGCCACCTGGACCCCGACTTCGTCGCCCTCATGGAAGAGACCAAGGCGATGCAGCGCGAGGTCATGCTCACCAAGAACGAGCTGACCATCCCGGTATCGGGAACCGGCAGCGCCGGTATGGAAGCCTGCGTGTGCAATCTCGTTGAGCCCGGCGACCGCGTCCTGGTGTGCATCAACGGCGTCTTCGGACAGCGCATGGCCGACGTGGCAGGCCGGTATGGTGCGCAGGTCTCGACGGTCGAGGCTCCCTGGGGCGAGGCAATCCCCGTCCAGGCCATCGCTGAGGCCGTGGAGCGCGAGCACCCGAAGGTGGTCGGCATCGTCCATGCCGAGACCTCCACGGGCGTCCTGCAGCCGCTCGAGGAAGTCTCACGGATCGTGCACGACGCCGGCGCCTTCTTCCTCGTTGACACAGTGACTTCGCTGGGCGGACACCCGGTGCGTGTCGACGAGTGGCGGATCGACGCCTGCTACTCCGGCACCCAGAAGTGCCTTGGAGTGCCGCCGGGATTGGCTCCGGTGTCTTTCTCGCCGCGGGCGATGGAGTGTATTCTGGGCCGCAAGACCAAGGTCGCCAACTGGTACCTGGACATGACCATGGTCAGCAAGTACTGGGGCCAGGACCGCACCTATCACCACACGGCTCCTGTGAACATGATCTACAGCCTCCGCGAGGGGCTCAAACTGATCCTGGAGGAAGGGCTGGAGGCGCGCTGGGCACGTCACAAGGCCAACCATGATCTCCTGGTGGCCGGGCTGGCGAAGATGGGTCTCGGCCTGTGGCCCGAGGAGCAGTACTCCCTGTGGTCACTCAACGCGGTGAAGGTCCCCGAGGGCATTGACGAGGCAGCCGTCCGGCAGTATCTCCTCCGCGAGTATAGCCTGGAGATCGGAGCCGGGCTCGGCGAACTCAAGGGCAAGGTCTGGCGAGTCGGCCTGATGGGCTACACCTCCTTGCGCCAGAACGTGGCGCTCTTCCTGACGGCGCTGCAGGAGGCCCTCGCAGTTCAGGGCTACGGCGCTTGA
- a CDS encoding sugar-binding protein codes for MTTLRLLKPALLLCCTMALAATDTTTAVKLPVAFCPRVSQAPQLDGRLDATEWAGAGRLSDFVLLGAKAMPRFPTHVYVMHTEQALYLGAQMDDDNPSALVANVTKRDGKVTEDDCLEVFIDTEGSRQHYAHLAINPLGTKLDEYDHDVAENFEWNAVAAVTATGWSVEIELPFDKGVPPIAGEKWNLTVCRNAVRVAELSTWCRHERGFHEPQAFGEMVFGTPGLTAQVDDLGNRLQGDNLAMATVYNTSDQPAAAKVNVVVLGRDRRSHYFGTVKKDIPNHGREQVYVPYKVRRCGPATLMLSVTDAKGVSTWRTVGYPIDLPDVSDPLDDTMSVIALAWKSWAALPTSAAKDSLKGELEEIQKEWGYLDAQMSDSSGTPLVRLAAISVEVQHLKDRAEALKKRVDDAGQATATETGVG; via the coding sequence GTGACCACTCTTCGCCTGTTGAAACCGGCGCTCCTACTGTGTTGCACCATGGCCCTCGCAGCGACCGACACCACTACTGCGGTCAAGCTGCCCGTGGCCTTCTGCCCGCGGGTATCCCAGGCGCCGCAGCTTGATGGACGCCTTGATGCGACGGAGTGGGCAGGGGCCGGACGGTTGTCCGACTTCGTGCTGCTCGGTGCGAAGGCGATGCCGCGCTTCCCAACCCACGTCTACGTGATGCACACGGAGCAGGCTCTCTACCTCGGGGCCCAGATGGACGACGATAACCCCTCGGCACTGGTTGCCAACGTCACGAAACGGGACGGCAAGGTGACCGAGGACGACTGCCTCGAGGTCTTCATCGATACCGAGGGCAGCCGGCAGCACTACGCCCACCTGGCCATCAACCCCCTGGGCACCAAGCTGGATGAGTATGACCACGACGTGGCCGAGAACTTCGAGTGGAACGCCGTGGCTGCCGTAACCGCCACCGGCTGGTCGGTTGAGATCGAGCTTCCCTTCGACAAGGGCGTGCCGCCGATTGCGGGGGAAAAGTGGAACCTGACGGTGTGCCGCAACGCCGTGCGTGTGGCCGAGTTGAGCACCTGGTGCCGACACGAGCGAGGCTTCCACGAGCCCCAGGCTTTCGGCGAGATGGTCTTCGGCACTCCCGGCTTGACTGCCCAGGTCGACGATCTTGGCAACCGGCTGCAAGGCGACAACCTGGCGATGGCTACCGTGTACAACACAAGCGATCAACCCGCGGCGGCCAAAGTGAACGTGGTAGTGCTCGGGCGTGACCGCCGCAGTCACTACTTCGGCACCGTCAAGAAGGACATCCCCAATCATGGCCGCGAGCAGGTCTATGTGCCCTACAAGGTGAGGCGCTGTGGACCCGCTACGCTGATGCTCTCCGTGACGGACGCCAAGGGCGTCTCGACCTGGCGCACCGTCGGCTACCCGATCGACCTTCCGGACGTCAGCGACCCGCTGGATGACACCATGAGTGTGATCGCGCTGGCCTGGAAGTCCTGGGCTGCGCTGCCGACGTCTGCGGCGAAGGACAGCCTGAAGGGCGAGCTCGAGGAAATCCAGAAGGAGTGGGGTTACCTCGACGCCCAGATGTCTGACTCCTCCGGCACGCCGCTGGTGCGACTGGCTGCGATCAGCGTGGAAGTGCAGCACCTCAAGGATCGAGCCGAGGCGCTGAAGAAGCGGGTCGACGACGCCGGGCAGGCAACGGCTACCGAGACCGGAGTGGGGTAG
- a CDS encoding DUF5060 domain-containing protein yields the protein MPLCSRLACLALLACVAVAGAAGVDDLTWGFEDPDSPLNEQWTVSPLDGSAQNVRVTDEKAQSGTRSLKVYGTLPAGFGCTYLPWQDWKGYTRLSFDLWVPASAAQLGDAFDCWIYLKDRSYYWYQTPLLKDPRTLKRTVKLRGDSWQHFDLDISPTSTIWQPGGHKHLWDLNALHRPREFGLRFFGKKPWEGVVYLDNVTLSGRQSPLGKLVADKPAANRPLTILASASSVPIYEKFELTFPLDAQYENPFDPEIVDVEGHFVAPSGAEITVPGFCYQEYERGQTPEGYERLTPVGKPCWKVRFAAKEAGEYRYWVTITDARGKATSTPAKFTATVPVKPQGYVRVSTKDPQYFEFENGDWYWPIGINMRDGGDDATNQKGTYDFDLFFKRFHEEGLNFVRTWMCAWWGGIEWSDQYHSRFDGVGRYNLYNAWRLDYCVNLARQYDLYLEITFNSHGQARRDKFDEEWTYSPWNTRNGGYVASPAQFFTSPDVKRDFRNRYRYIIARWGYSRNIMSWDLWNEVDLVENYDTQAVAAWHQEMAKYLKATDPWKHIIQTHICLFWSFGNELWTLPEMEVVQSDAYWDNKKDGRSDMGMLQSYSGKVNPGNNFEALFKKPFVFIEYGPKTAEIRGLKPADWRNRFRVGLWTSAVMPTAASSMFWYPQEWEQYKLFRYQKPLQKLFAGYDRRGQYLRLRNVFVEGADALRATGMASDRLGFFYVHDPAALGPEDRSEIKDPKTGAAVSVLGMSAGTWKVDFVDTLTGDVTSSSETQVDAQTLKMRFDLPAVADDLLVRAERKE from the coding sequence ATGCCCCTCTGCTCGAGACTCGCCTGCCTTGCGCTCTTGGCCTGCGTGGCCGTTGCCGGTGCTGCCGGCGTCGACGACCTCACCTGGGGTTTCGAGGACCCCGACTCGCCGCTCAACGAGCAGTGGACGGTCTCGCCGCTCGACGGGTCGGCACAGAACGTGCGGGTGACCGACGAGAAGGCGCAATCCGGCACACGGTCCCTGAAGGTCTACGGCACACTTCCGGCGGGTTTCGGGTGCACCTACCTGCCCTGGCAGGACTGGAAGGGCTACACGCGACTGTCCTTCGATCTGTGGGTGCCTGCAAGCGCCGCGCAGCTTGGCGACGCCTTCGACTGCTGGATCTACCTCAAGGACCGCAGCTACTACTGGTACCAGACGCCGCTGCTCAAGGATCCGCGGACCCTGAAGCGGACCGTCAAGCTCCGTGGCGATAGCTGGCAGCACTTCGACCTCGATATCTCGCCCACATCGACGATCTGGCAGCCTGGCGGCCACAAGCATCTATGGGATCTCAACGCTCTCCACCGCCCCCGGGAGTTCGGCCTGCGGTTCTTCGGGAAGAAGCCCTGGGAGGGCGTCGTCTACCTCGACAACGTGACGCTCAGTGGCAGACAGTCTCCGCTGGGCAAGCTCGTCGCCGACAAGCCCGCTGCGAACAGGCCACTGACGATCCTGGCCAGTGCCTCCTCCGTCCCCATCTATGAGAAGTTCGAGCTGACCTTCCCACTGGATGCCCAGTACGAGAACCCCTTCGACCCTGAGATTGTGGACGTCGAGGGGCACTTCGTGGCTCCCTCCGGTGCGGAGATCACGGTCCCCGGATTCTGCTATCAGGAGTACGAGCGCGGGCAGACACCCGAGGGCTATGAGCGCCTGACGCCGGTGGGCAAGCCTTGCTGGAAGGTCCGCTTTGCGGCCAAAGAGGCGGGCGAGTACCGCTACTGGGTGACTATCACGGACGCCCGGGGCAAGGCCACTTCCACGCCGGCGAAGTTCACTGCGACAGTGCCGGTGAAGCCCCAGGGGTATGTCCGCGTCAGCACCAAGGACCCACAGTACTTCGAGTTCGAGAACGGTGACTGGTACTGGCCCATCGGGATCAATATGCGCGATGGTGGGGATGACGCGACCAACCAGAAGGGCACCTACGACTTCGACCTCTTCTTCAAGCGCTTCCACGAGGAGGGGCTCAACTTCGTGCGAACGTGGATGTGCGCTTGGTGGGGAGGCATCGAGTGGAGCGACCAGTACCACTCGCGCTTCGATGGCGTGGGACGCTACAACCTGTATAACGCCTGGCGCCTGGACTACTGCGTGAACCTGGCGCGCCAGTACGACCTGTACCTGGAGATCACCTTCAACAGCCACGGTCAGGCCCGGCGCGACAAGTTCGACGAAGAGTGGACCTACAGCCCCTGGAACACCCGCAATGGGGGATATGTCGCCAGTCCGGCCCAGTTCTTCACCAGTCCCGACGTGAAGCGCGACTTCCGCAACCGGTACCGCTACATCATCGCTCGCTGGGGCTACAGCCGGAACATCATGTCCTGGGACCTGTGGAACGAGGTCGACCTGGTCGAGAACTACGATACCCAGGCGGTGGCGGCCTGGCACCAGGAGATGGCCAAGTACCTCAAGGCCACCGACCCGTGGAAGCACATCATCCAGACGCACATCTGTCTGTTCTGGAGCTTCGGCAACGAGCTCTGGACGCTGCCGGAGATGGAGGTCGTGCAGTCCGACGCCTACTGGGACAACAAGAAGGACGGCCGCAGCGATATGGGGATGCTGCAGTCCTACTCGGGGAAGGTCAATCCAGGCAACAACTTCGAGGCGCTCTTCAAGAAGCCCTTTGTGTTCATCGAGTACGGCCCCAAGACCGCGGAGATACGGGGCCTGAAGCCCGCAGACTGGCGCAATCGCTTCCGGGTCGGACTCTGGACCTCGGCGGTGATGCCCACAGCCGCCTCCAGCATGTTCTGGTACCCGCAGGAGTGGGAGCAGTACAAGCTGTTCCGGTATCAGAAGCCGCTCCAGAAGCTCTTCGCCGGGTATGACCGCCGGGGCCAGTACCTGCGATTGCGCAACGTGTTCGTGGAGGGCGCCGATGCCTTGCGAGCCACCGGCATGGCCAGCGACCGCCTGGGGTTCTTCTATGTACACGACCCGGCTGCCCTTGGCCCCGAGGATCGCAGTGAGATCAAGGACCCCAAGACCGGCGCTGCCGTCAGCGTTCTCGGCATGTCTGCCGGGACGTGGAAAGTGGACTTTGTCGACACTCTGACGGGTGACGTGACCAGCAGCAGCGAGACCCAGGTGGACGCGCAGACCCTGAAGATGCGCTTCGATCTGCCTGCGGTCGCCGATGACCTACTGGTGAGGGCCGAGCGCAAGGAGTAG
- a CDS encoding BlaI/MecI/CopY family transcriptional regulator: MSDRSTPRVSVFRPRKDGLEKTLGALEAQVMDAIWQAKEPVCVEDVRSALATHGKDAAYTTIMTTLSRLNKKGLLAREMRGKAYYYSSRVSRSELSSTVTKQVIDGLLATFAEPTMSYFVEALSNSDPNKLASLAEIIERKRQERQD; this comes from the coding sequence ATGAGTGACCGGTCAACGCCTCGGGTGTCGGTTTTCAGACCTCGCAAGGACGGCCTCGAAAAGACCCTGGGAGCCCTTGAGGCCCAGGTCATGGATGCCATCTGGCAGGCCAAGGAACCGGTGTGCGTAGAGGATGTACGGTCGGCACTGGCGACGCATGGCAAGGATGCCGCGTACACGACCATCATGACCACCCTCAGCCGCCTCAACAAGAAGGGGCTGCTGGCCCGCGAGATGCGAGGCAAGGCCTACTACTACTCCTCCCGGGTTAGCCGGAGTGAGCTGAGTTCGACGGTAACCAAGCAAGTGATCGACGGACTTCTGGCAACCTTTGCTGAGCCCACAATGTCTTACTTTGTGGAGGCCCTCAGCAACTCCGACCCGAACAAGCTGGCTTCCCTGGCAGAGATCATCGAGCGCAAGCGACAGGAGAGGCAGGACTGA
- a CDS encoding M56 family metallopeptidase → MTTTLVAMVMVSAVATTLSLLVYLPALAIAESIPPRRADSRAAVWFCALQLPLLAGLVGAAVGLHSLLIDPYGSPHLTQIRPHLCSAWIAQTPDGAWLLGLVGTAVGAVYAAALIRLVLGAWRSREAVRRFASATQSTVVTVDYPQAFLATIGLLRPLIVTTTGTCEMLAPSELEAALTHEAAHLKRRDNLLDLLASAAMTCLIYVPTAHLYLRYYREEIERACDDQAAAKVTPATVSSAILKLASVAEEIARERILPSVSYRGKHAAADVRRRAARLTTLGARPPARAGGFSLAGAALVLGALAVLALTMAATLQQVTDTLRCLAESLVQVLT, encoded by the coding sequence GTGACGACGACGCTCGTGGCGATGGTAATGGTCTCCGCCGTCGCCACGACCCTCAGTCTACTGGTGTACCTCCCTGCCCTTGCAATTGCCGAGTCCATACCACCACGCCGCGCAGATTCTCGCGCGGCGGTTTGGTTTTGTGCGCTTCAGCTGCCTCTTCTGGCCGGCCTCGTCGGAGCCGCCGTCGGCCTGCACAGCCTGCTCATCGACCCCTACGGCTCACCCCATCTCACCCAGATCCGACCGCACCTTTGTTCTGCCTGGATTGCCCAGACCCCCGACGGTGCCTGGCTACTGGGCCTCGTCGGCACTGCGGTTGGCGCCGTCTATGCGGCAGCCCTGATTCGCCTCGTACTGGGCGCCTGGCGCTCACGAGAGGCCGTGCGCAGGTTCGCCTCGGCCACCCAGTCCACTGTGGTCACCGTTGACTACCCGCAGGCCTTCCTGGCAACCATCGGCCTCCTCAGACCCCTCATCGTCACAACCACCGGAACCTGCGAGATGCTGGCACCCAGCGAGTTGGAGGCCGCACTGACCCACGAGGCCGCCCACCTCAAGCGCCGCGACAACCTTCTCGATCTACTCGCCTCGGCGGCCATGACCTGTCTGATCTACGTGCCCACGGCTCACCTGTACCTGCGCTATTACCGCGAGGAGATCGAGCGCGCCTGCGATGACCAGGCCGCAGCGAAGGTGACCCCGGCGACCGTATCCTCCGCGATTCTGAAGCTTGCGAGCGTTGCCGAGGAGATCGCCCGCGAACGGATTCTGCCCTCGGTCTCCTATCGCGGGAAGCATGCCGCTGCAGACGTTCGACGGCGGGCAGCGCGCCTGACCACGCTCGGAGCGCGGCCTCCCGCACGTGCCGGCGGGTTCTCTCTTGCCGGCGCGGCGCTGGTGCTGGGCGCCCTCGCGGTCCTGGCCCTTACCATGGCCGCCACGCTGCAGCAGGTGACCGACACTCTCCGCTGCCTGGCCGAATCCCTGGTCCAGGTCCTCACCTAA
- a CDS encoding RDD family protein, translating to MQEDHVVFETPELVRIDLELAGVGSRFLAGVVDSLLQALVILALGLALGLFRTLMTGDTTRLLMSGGILLFSSLLIIIAYYMIFELTWGGQSPGKRMAGLLVVRDDGGPIGLTESAVRNILRIVDLLPVYYTIGMISILVTRKCKRLGDLAAGTIVVKVRRYEAPEAVEPAESTPAVLEQHQDPLVAQAMLHLASLSPQEVDTLRRFIERRDELTEQSRRQVAERMAEGLRHRFPALQPQDVPDAEVFLDVLWRAWQASRTAR from the coding sequence ATGCAGGAAGACCACGTCGTCTTCGAGACGCCTGAACTGGTCCGCATCGACCTTGAGCTTGCAGGAGTAGGCTCGAGGTTCCTCGCGGGTGTCGTCGACTCCTTGCTTCAGGCGCTGGTGATCCTCGCCCTGGGTCTTGCGCTGGGCCTGTTCCGAACCCTCATGACCGGCGATACCACGCGCCTGCTCATGAGCGGCGGGATTCTGCTGTTCTCCTCGCTCCTGATCATCATCGCCTACTACATGATCTTCGAGCTGACCTGGGGTGGGCAGAGTCCCGGCAAGCGCATGGCCGGACTCCTCGTCGTCCGAGATGATGGCGGCCCGATTGGCCTCACTGAGTCAGCCGTGCGCAACATCCTGCGGATCGTGGACCTGCTCCCTGTGTACTACACCATCGGGATGATCTCCATCCTGGTTACGCGCAAGTGCAAGCGCCTCGGTGATCTGGCCGCCGGGACGATCGTGGTGAAGGTCCGCCGGTATGAGGCCCCGGAGGCAGTCGAACCGGCCGAGAGCACCCCGGCGGTACTCGAGCAACACCAGGACCCGCTGGTGGCCCAGGCGATGCTTCATCTTGCTTCGCTCAGCCCGCAGGAAGTCGATACGCTGCGCCGGTTCATCGAGCGGCGCGACGAGCTCACTGAACAGAGTCGACGTCAGGTTGCCGAGCGCATGGCGGAGGGACTCCGGCACCGATTCCCGGCCTTGCAGCCCCAGGACGTGCCAGACGCCGAGGTCTTCCTTGACGTCCTGTGGCGTGCGTGGCAGGCGAGCCGGACTGCCCGGTAA
- a CDS encoding stage II sporulation protein M has protein sequence MRAGYFLNLNRPHWERLSELLDVVESSGLSSLTPAQIDELGRLYRRAATNLSEARTGQFDSETLGYLNQLVSRAYARIYAGGATRRFRVGYLFACEIPRTFRRQARYLAASVGVSLLAVLLAYLAVRADPRWAPALTNPAAVEWWRDFAQSSTHAGDYFAESAKGMGAPEFAGFLMSNNLQVALKAFAFGLSLGLGTLFVLTMNGLMLGAFLGTGANAGKLSLFTAIVAPHGVVELSAIFIAGAAGLMIGYALVDPGDYTRRDALRVAALEAVKLVLGTIPMFVVAGLIEGLISPQSQGLFAADLPRILFGLTLGAAFWLYLFFGDRLWGSDEAAETLG, from the coding sequence ATGCGTGCCGGCTACTTCCTCAATCTGAACCGTCCCCACTGGGAGCGGCTCTCGGAGCTTCTCGACGTCGTCGAGAGCTCCGGGTTGTCCTCGCTCACGCCTGCACAGATCGACGAACTGGGGCGGCTGTACCGACGGGCTGCAACGAACCTCTCCGAGGCCCGCACCGGGCAGTTCGACTCGGAGACCCTCGGCTACCTGAACCAGCTTGTCTCCCGGGCCTACGCCCGAATCTATGCCGGTGGTGCGACCCGACGCTTCCGCGTGGGGTACCTATTCGCATGCGAGATACCCCGTACCTTCCGACGGCAGGCCCGGTACCTGGCCGCCTCCGTCGGGGTCTCGCTGCTGGCGGTGCTGCTCGCCTATCTCGCCGTCCGAGCCGATCCACGCTGGGCTCCAGCTCTCACGAACCCCGCAGCGGTGGAGTGGTGGCGCGACTTCGCCCAGTCCTCCACACACGCCGGGGATTACTTCGCCGAATCCGCCAAGGGCATGGGGGCACCCGAGTTCGCCGGGTTCCTGATGAGCAACAACCTCCAGGTCGCGCTCAAGGCCTTTGCCTTCGGGCTTTCGCTCGGGCTCGGGACGCTCTTTGTCCTGACGATGAATGGCCTGATGTTGGGAGCCTTCCTCGGTACCGGAGCCAACGCGGGCAAGCTCAGCCTGTTCACCGCGATTGTGGCGCCCCACGGAGTGGTTGAGCTATCCGCTATCTTCATCGCCGGTGCGGCGGGGCTGATGATCGGCTATGCCCTCGTCGACCCCGGGGACTACACCCGTCGTGATGCCTTGCGTGTGGCCGCCCTGGAGGCGGTCAAGCTTGTTCTCGGCACGATCCCCATGTTCGTAGTCGCCGGTCTGATCGAGGGGCTCATCAGCCCGCAGTCACAAGGGCTCTTCGCCGCCGATCTGCCCCGCATCCTCTTCGGCCTGACCCTCGGTGCCGCCTTCTGGCTGTACCTGTTCTTCGGCGATCGCCTCTGGGGCAGCGACGAGGCCGCCGAGACCCTTGGCTAG